A genomic region of Colletotrichum destructivum chromosome 1, complete sequence contains the following coding sequences:
- a CDS encoding Putative membrane bound O-acyl transferase, MBOAT, whose product MNTATVTSLESSAATTSSSLRNTHNGSSNPKAAAESTTPENHRTTEELRRAVQRKYRHVAAVHSKSRPSTLSHDSNTAPSFIGFRNLMVIVLIVGNLRLMIENIEKYGVLICVRCHDFRRQDLALGLGLYLLIPCHLFAAYLIELAAAQQARGLRSKSKDGAASPTHDQRARFNSTWKIIAWIHAVNITLALAVTSYVVYFHIHHPLIGTLTELHAIIVWLKTASYAFTNRDLRHAYLHPVKGELAAMPEIYQQCPYPHNITMHNLAYFWWAPTLVYQPAYPRTDKIRWVFVAKRMAEVFGLSVFIWFASAQYAAPVLINSLDTIASLDIPKILERLMKLSTISLVIWLAGFFALFQSFLNALAEVTRFGDRCFYEDWWNSESLGAYWRLWNKPVYQYFKRHVYSPLIGRGWSPKAAQLAVFFASAVLHEVLVGIPTHNIIGVAFAGMFLQLPLIAITTPLEKMHTPTGRMLGNCIFWVSFTILGQPFAALMYFYAWQAKYGSVSRQIAWSSVTSS is encoded by the exons ATGAACACGGCCACGGTGACGAGCCTCGAGAGCTCagccgccaccacctcctcgtcTCTTCGTAATACACACAATGGTAGCTCGAACCcaaaggccgccgccgagtcgaCCACCCCCGAAAACCACCGCACCACCGAGGAGCTGAGGAGGGCGGTTCAGCGTAAATACAGACACGTCGCTGCCGTCCACTCCAAGTCGCGCCCTTCCACTTTAAGCCATGACTCCAATACTGCTCCAAGCTTCATTGGTTTCAGGAACCTAATGGTAATCGTACTAA TTGTCGGTAATCTTCGACTGATGATTGAGAACATCGAAAAA TACGGAGTGTTAATTTGCGTTCGCTGCCACGATTTCCGTCGGCAAGACCTTGCATTGGGCCTGGGCTTATACCTCCTCATCCCCTGCCATCTGTTTGCCGCATACTTGATCGAACTAGCCGCCGCTCAGCAAGCGAGGGGCTTGCGGTCCAAGTCAAAGGATGGAGCCGCCAGCCCAACACACGACCAGCGCGCACGTTTCAACTCCACCTGGAAGATCATTGCCTGGATTCACGCCGTCAATATCACGCTTGCTCTGGCAGTGACATCCTACGTTGTGTACTTTCACATCCATCACCCCTTGATCGGCACCCTGACGGAGCTCCATGCCATTATCGTTTGGCTCAAGACGGCGTCATACGCCTTCACGAACAGAGACTTGCGACATGCCTACCTGCACCCTGTCAagggcgagctcgccgccatGCCCGAGATCTACCAACAGTGCCCCTATCCACACAACATCACGATGCACAACCTGGCCTACTTCTGGTGGGCGCCGACGCTGGTCTACCAGCCGGCGTATCCGAGGACGGACAAGATTAGATGGGTGTTTGTCGCTAAGCGCATGGCAGAGGTCTTCGGTCTGAGCGTCTTTATCTGGTTCGCCAGCGCCCAGTACGCCGCGCCGGTTCTGATCAACTCCCTCGACACGATCGCGTCTTTGGATATCCCTAAGATTCTTGAGCGGCTGATGAAGCTCTCGACCATCTCACTGGTTATCTGGCTCGCTGGATTCTTCGCTCTGTTCCAGTCCTTTCTGAATGCTCTCGCCGAAGTGACTCGGTTCGGCGACCGGTGCTTCTATGAGGACTGGTGGAACAGTGAGAGCCTGGGCGCATACTGGCGCCTGTGGAACAAGCCCGTTTACCAGTACTTCAAGCGTCACGTCTACTCGCCTCTAATCGGCCGAGGGTGGAGTCCCAAGGCCGCCCAgttggccgtcttcttcgcaTCGGCGGTTCTTCATGAGGTGCTCGTGGGCATCCCGACTCACAACATTATCG GTGTTGCTTTCGCCGGCATGTTCCTACAGCTTCCTCTgatcgccatcaccaccccACTCGAGAAGATGCACACCCCGACAGGTCGCATGCTCGGCAACTGCATTTTTTGGGTTTCCTTCACCATCCTCGGACAGCCGTTTGCCGCCCTGATGTACTTTTACGCGTGGCAGGCCAAATACGGCAGCGTGAGCAGGCAAATAGCGTGGTCATCTGTCACAAGCTCGTAA